A region of Ferruginibacter albus DNA encodes the following proteins:
- a CDS encoding sensor histidine kinase — protein MRSLIQQLKIDYRIRLGYGAAFVLLLLSYLLTWYANKQLVAQSKWVMNTNITISDLDNLLSELKDAETGIRGYVITKDQNFLEPYYSSMRGIDTLCKKLPSEIQDNAIQQRRFTTVKQLIAEKDRLNGIYVKYDPTDLSIGKDSAIKLLYTGKKIMDDLRFTIGLIKISEQKILQDRNAELKGHYSAMNVIIFISLLLAFLFAAFGFITYTRENIARKKAEAQLRNRIRELDEVNKQLIEMKGAEQFAATGRIARTIAHEVRNPLTNIDLATSQIRTEIQGDDNINMLFDMVGRNSKRINQLITDLLNATRFVDLAYERVAVNTLLDEALELAKDRIELNHVIVQKQYKTTKDISVDPGKIKIAFLNVIVNAIEAMNADEKILRIATLEKDNKCIIEISDNGIGMDATALAKLFEPYFTTKSKGNGLGLTNTQNIILNHHGTINAESTPGKGTKFIIKFDVIK, from the coding sequence ATGCGAAGCCTCATACAGCAATTAAAAATCGACTACCGGATAAGATTAGGGTACGGAGCTGCCTTTGTGTTGCTCCTGCTTTCATATTTACTTACCTGGTATGCAAATAAACAATTGGTTGCCCAGTCAAAATGGGTAATGAATACTAATATTACCATCAGCGACCTTGATAATCTTTTGTCTGAATTAAAAGATGCCGAAACAGGCATAAGGGGCTATGTTATTACTAAAGATCAGAATTTTTTAGAGCCTTATTATTCAAGCATGCGTGGCATAGATACGCTTTGTAAAAAACTGCCATCTGAAATACAGGACAATGCAATTCAGCAAAGAAGATTTACAACTGTAAAACAGCTTATAGCAGAAAAAGACAGGCTAAATGGTATTTATGTAAAATACGATCCCACCGATTTGTCTATTGGAAAAGATTCTGCTATTAAGCTTTTGTATACGGGCAAAAAAATAATGGATGACCTGCGGTTTACTATTGGCTTGATAAAAATAAGTGAGCAAAAAATTTTGCAAGACAGGAATGCGGAATTAAAAGGGCATTACTCCGCTATGAATGTTATTATTTTTATTTCATTATTACTTGCTTTCTTATTTGCGGCATTTGGTTTTATTACCTATACCCGCGAAAATATTGCCCGTAAAAAAGCAGAAGCACAGTTACGCAACAGAATAAGAGAATTGGATGAAGTGAATAAACAATTGATTGAAATGAAGGGGGCAGAGCAATTTGCTGCAACAGGAAGAATTGCCCGTACTATTGCACATGAAGTTCGTAATCCGCTAACCAATATAGACCTTGCCACCAGCCAGATAAGAACGGAGATACAAGGAGATGATAATATCAACATGTTGTTTGATATGGTTGGCAGAAACAGCAAACGCATCAATCAGCTAATAACCGATCTTTTAAATGCAACCCGGTTTGTTGATCTTGCTTATGAAAGAGTGGCTGTAAATACTTTACTGGATGAGGCTTTAGAACTGGCAAAAGACAGAATTGAATTGAATCATGTAATTGTTCAAAAGCAATACAAAACTACAAAAGACATTTCTGTTGATCCGGGCAAAATAAAAATAGCTTTTTTAAATGTTATCGTAAATGCAATTGAAGCAATGAATGCAGATGAAAAGATCTTAAGGATCGCTACGTTAGAAAAAGATAATAAATGTATAATTGAAATAAGCGATAATGGAATTGGTATGGATGCAACAGCCCTTGCTAAATTATTTGAACCTTATTTTACTACTAAATCCAAAGGCAATGGATTAGGACTTACCAATACCCAAAATATCATCTTGAACCATCATGGTACTATTAATGCAGAAAGTACCCCCGGTAAGGGCACTAAGTTCATAATTAAGTTTGATGTTATTAAATAG
- a CDS encoding cupredoxin domain-containing protein has protein sequence MNTRRILMAMCIVTVVTAALVLSCSKSDSSGGTPPPANTVEIREDMTFAPATLTVKQGTVVTWKNVDPTVDHTATSDDGSTFDTGPISKGGGTATYTANTVGTFPYHCSIHPGMKATLIVTAP, from the coding sequence ATGAACACAAGAAGAATTTTAATGGCAATGTGCATAGTTACGGTTGTAACAGCAGCCCTCGTCTTATCCTGCAGCAAAAGTGACTCATCCGGCGGTACTCCACCACCAGCAAACACAGTAGAAATACGCGAGGACATGACATTTGCTCCGGCTACACTTACCGTAAAACAAGGTACAGTTGTTACCTGGAAAAATGTTGATCCTACTGTAGATCATACGGCTACTTCGGATGATGGAAGCACATTTGATACAGGCCCTATATCAAAAGGCGGCGGAACAGCTACCTATACGGCAAATACTGTTGGTACCTTTCCATATCATTGTTCCATTCATCCGGGGATGAAGGCAACTTTAATAGTAACAGCACCGTAA
- a CDS encoding RNA polymerase sigma factor, whose translation MEYQSTPALADDQLIQYYLTSDSDALETLVYLNKDKIYNSILAMVHDKHVADDILQDVFIRIINTLMSGKYVEEGKFLPWAMRIAHNMCIDHFRKAKMTPVLNSTADFTEIIKYSEPDSSHQIMSHESHDQLRRLIDMLPEEQREVIVLRHYADLSFKEIAEIMKCNINTALGRMRYALNNLRRIMEEKQVAI comes from the coding sequence ATGGAATATCAATCTACTCCGGCTTTAGCCGATGATCAATTGATCCAGTATTATCTTACCAGCGATTCTGATGCATTAGAAACGCTCGTTTATCTTAACAAAGACAAGATCTACAATTCCATTTTGGCGATGGTGCATGATAAGCATGTAGCAGATGATATTTTGCAGGATGTGTTCATACGGATCATCAACACATTGATGTCGGGAAAATATGTGGAGGAAGGAAAGTTTTTGCCATGGGCAATGCGTATTGCGCACAATATGTGTATCGATCATTTTAGAAAAGCAAAGATGACCCCTGTGCTAAACAGCACCGCCGATTTTACAGAAATAATAAAATATTCTGAGCCGGATAGCAGCCATCAAATAATGTCGCACGAAAGCCACGACCAATTGCGTCGTTTAATAGATATGTTGCCCGAAGAACAAAGAGAGGTAATAGTGCTTCGCCACTACGCAGATCTGAGCTTTAAAGAAATTGCAGAAATAATGAAATGCAATATCAATACTGCATTAGGGCGTATGCGATATGCATTGAACAACCTGCGCAGGATCATGGAAGAAAAGCAGGTGGCTATATAA
- a CDS encoding ATP-dependent helicase, with product MTNYLDELNEQQREAVLYINGPLMIVAGAGSGKTKVLTTRIVHLINSGVDSFNILALTFTNKAAAEMKERIERILGNTEARNLYIGTFHSVFARVLRAEANKLGYPNNFTIYDSDDAKSVIKTVINEMDLDDKQYKPNVVYNRISSAKNGLVGPAEYINDWAIQQEDARANRPMLGQIYDAYAKRCFKNGAMDFDDLLFKMYILLKNFPEVLSKYQRKFKYILIDEYQDTNETQYQIIKLLGAMHENVCVVGDDAQSIYSFRGATIENILQFQKDYDDAKVIKLEQNYRSTKTILNVANEVIANNKNQLPKTLWTSNAEGDKIKLVRTATDNEEGKFVADTIQEQKLRNHFLNNEFAILYRTNAQSRAFEESLRRMNIAYRIYGGLSFYQRKEIKDFIAYLRIVVNPKDEEALKRIINYPVRGIGKTTIDKAVLFANERDISMWQVLESAAMYGFKAGTLEAIDNFVTMIKMFQSELQKKNAYDLAIIVGKSTGIVKELFNDKTTEGLARYENIQELLNSIKEFTETPMNEEDGEVGDKGLGTYLQQITLLTDADDDKGNAADAVKLMTIHAAKGLEFSCVFVAGLEETLFPSGMSINTREELEEERRLFYVAITRSKKKLWLTYSNARYRFGQLQQNDPSRFLEELPDEHLDKSFAGGGIKNQSGRTGWGATAQQWGRTAAAQKTDIRYPAKPTATPTYVAPARPQVKEHVPSADFIASDTSNLQAGQKVEHQKFGFGEVLKMEGAAHNPIATVKFEQNGEKKIMLNYAKLRIIE from the coding sequence ATGACCAATTACTTAGATGAGCTGAATGAACAGCAAAGAGAGGCTGTGCTATATATCAACGGACCCTTAATGATCGTTGCAGGCGCCGGAAGCGGAAAAACCAAGGTTTTAACTACCCGTATTGTACATCTAATTAATAGCGGTGTCGATTCTTTTAATATCCTGGCTTTGACCTTTACCAACAAAGCTGCGGCCGAAATGAAAGAACGTATTGAAAGAATCCTGGGCAATACGGAGGCAAGGAATTTATATATCGGAACTTTTCACAGCGTGTTTGCAAGAGTATTGCGGGCAGAAGCCAATAAGCTTGGGTATCCCAACAACTTTACTATATACGATTCGGATGATGCAAAAAGTGTGATCAAAACTGTGATCAACGAAATGGATCTAGACGATAAACAGTACAAACCTAACGTAGTTTATAATCGTATTTCATCGGCCAAAAACGGGCTGGTTGGTCCGGCTGAATACATCAATGATTGGGCTATTCAACAGGAAGATGCAAGAGCCAATCGACCCATGTTGGGGCAGATCTATGATGCCTATGCCAAACGTTGCTTTAAAAACGGCGCTATGGATTTTGATGATCTATTGTTTAAGATGTATATCTTATTAAAAAACTTTCCTGAGGTTTTAAGCAAGTATCAACGCAAGTTTAAATACATTTTAATTGATGAGTACCAGGATACCAACGAAACGCAATATCAAATCATAAAACTATTAGGCGCCATGCACGAAAATGTTTGCGTGGTAGGTGATGATGCGCAAAGTATCTATAGTTTTAGAGGAGCTACCATTGAAAACATTCTGCAATTTCAAAAAGATTATGATGATGCAAAAGTGATCAAGCTGGAACAAAATTATCGCAGCACTAAAACCATCTTAAATGTAGCTAATGAGGTGATTGCGAATAATAAGAATCAATTACCTAAAACTTTGTGGACAAGCAACGCAGAAGGTGATAAAATAAAGCTTGTTCGCACAGCAACCGATAATGAAGAAGGAAAATTTGTTGCAGATACCATCCAGGAACAAAAGCTGCGCAATCATTTTTTAAATAATGAGTTTGCTATTTTATATCGTACCAATGCCCAAAGCCGTGCGTTTGAAGAAAGCCTTCGCCGCATGAATATTGCTTATCGTATTTATGGTGGCTTGTCATTTTATCAACGTAAAGAAATAAAAGATTTTATTGCTTACCTGCGGATAGTTGTAAATCCAAAAGATGAAGAAGCGTTGAAACGCATTATTAATTATCCAGTAAGAGGTATTGGTAAAACAACTATAGATAAAGCTGTTCTGTTTGCAAATGAACGAGATATCAGCATGTGGCAGGTGTTGGAAAGCGCCGCTATGTATGGCTTTAAAGCAGGCACCTTAGAAGCGATCGACAATTTTGTAACAATGATCAAAATGTTTCAAAGTGAATTGCAGAAAAAAAATGCATACGATCTGGCAATAATAGTTGGTAAAAGTACCGGCATTGTTAAAGAATTATTCAACGATAAAACAACAGAAGGGTTAGCCCGTTATGAAAATATACAGGAATTATTAAACTCTATTAAAGAGTTTACCGAAACGCCGATGAATGAAGAGGATGGCGAGGTAGGTGATAAAGGACTTGGAACTTACCTGCAACAAATTACTTTATTGACGGATGCAGATGATGATAAAGGAAATGCTGCTGATGCAGTTAAACTAATGACCATTCACGCAGCTAAAGGGCTGGAGTTTAGTTGCGTATTTGTAGCAGGGTTAGAAGAAACACTTTTCCCCAGCGGCATGAGCATTAATACAAGGGAAGAACTGGAAGAAGAAAGACGTTTGTTTTACGTTGCCATTACCCGCTCCAAGAAAAAACTATGGTTAACCTATTCCAATGCACGTTACCGTTTTGGTCAGTTACAACAAAATGACCCAAGTCGCTTCTTAGAAGAATTGCCCGATGAGCATTTAGATAAAAGCTTTGCCGGCGGCGGAATAAAAAATCAATCCGGAAGAACAGGCTGGGGAGCCACAGCGCAACAATGGGGAAGAACAGCTGCTGCACAAAAAACAGATATACGATACCCGGCTAAACCCACTGCTACACCAACTTATGTAGCGCCCGCCCGCCCGCAGGTGAAAGAGCACGTCCCTTCAGCCGATTTTATTGCGAGTGATACCAGCAATTTACAAGCAGGGCAAAAAGTGGAACATCAGAAATTTGGCTTTGGCGAAGTGTTAAAAATGGAAGGCGCTGCACACAATCCAATTGCTACGGTTAAGTTTGAACAGAATGGAGAAAAAAAGATAATGTTGAATTATGCAAAACTTCGAATAATAGAATAA
- a CDS encoding NifU family protein → MIKTGNPVISIYTEMTPNPETMKFVANKLLYPGKSIDFPDEASATPSPLALQLFAFPFIKSVFIASNFITLTKTSETEDWQDVIPAIKQFLKEYLEEGKPVVNEEELAARKVESTNEVAADDDDVVKRIKELLENYVKPAVEMDGGAIQFKSYEDGKVNLMLQGSCSGCPSSMITLKAGIEGMMKRMIPEVKEVVAEAE, encoded by the coding sequence ATGATTAAAACAGGCAACCCCGTTATCAGCATATATACCGAAATGACTCCTAATCCAGAGACAATGAAGTTTGTTGCCAATAAATTATTGTATCCGGGGAAAAGCATCGATTTTCCTGATGAGGCAAGCGCAACACCTTCGCCATTGGCATTACAATTATTTGCATTCCCTTTTATAAAATCAGTTTTTATTGCCAGTAATTTTATTACGCTTACTAAAACAAGCGAAACAGAAGATTGGCAGGATGTAATTCCGGCAATCAAACAATTTTTAAAAGAATACCTGGAAGAAGGTAAGCCTGTTGTAAACGAAGAAGAGCTGGCTGCCCGCAAAGTAGAGAGCACCAACGAAGTAGCAGCGGATGATGATGATGTGGTAAAGCGTATTAAGGAGCTTTTGGAAAATTATGTAAAACCTGCTGTTGAAATGGATGGTGGTGCTATACAATTTAAAAGTTACGAAGATGGCAAGGTTAATTTAATGTTACAGGGAAGTTGCAGCGGTTGCCCTTCATCTATGATAACATTAAAAGCCGGTATTGAAGGAATGATGAAACGCATGATACCGGAAGTAAAAGAAGTGGTAGCAGAAGCAGAATAA
- the pnuC gene encoding nicotinamide riboside transporter PnuC — protein MSIQEIYTQFITDLKNTTWLEYIAVISGIVSVWFSRIENIWVYPSGLASTVIYIYISLKGSLIGEASVSVYYTIMSIYGWILWARKDKQEQYILHISSASKKEWIQHLLFFAAFYIVFFVSLTYLKTTFAPGAIPWADSFASATAFTGMWLMAKKKIESWYWWIATNCASIPLYFVKHYAFTSVLYLVLLIMAVFGLVEWIKREKQQYAIA, from the coding sequence ATGAGCATACAGGAAATATATACGCAGTTTATTACCGACCTAAAGAATACAACCTGGCTGGAATACATTGCAGTGATCTCAGGAATTGTTAGCGTATGGTTTTCTCGTATTGAAAACATCTGGGTTTACCCGAGCGGATTAGCAAGCACAGTCATTTACATTTATATAAGTTTAAAAGGAAGTCTGATCGGAGAAGCAAGCGTAAGTGTTTATTATACTATTATGAGCATCTATGGTTGGATATTATGGGCAAGAAAAGATAAACAAGAGCAATACATTTTACACATTTCATCTGCCAGTAAAAAAGAATGGATACAACATTTATTATTCTTTGCCGCTTTTTATATTGTATTTTTTGTTTCGCTTACTTATTTAAAAACAACCTTTGCTCCGGGCGCTATTCCATGGGCAGATTCATTTGCAAGCGCCACTGCATTTACAGGCATGTGGCTAATGGCAAAAAAGAAGATTGAGAGCTGGTATTGGTGGATCGCAACCAACTGCGCTTCTATTCCATTATACTTTGTAAAACATTATGCCTTCACAAGCGTACTTTACCTCGTGTTATTAATAATGGCAGTATTTGGTTTGGTTGAATGGATTAAAAGAGAAAAACAACAGTATGCAATTGCCTAA
- a CDS encoding AAA family ATPase gives MQLPKKIVAIGPESTGKSSLCEQLATYYKTVWVKEYAREYLLKHGTEYTYENLLDIAKGQLNLEETATQFAISNLQSVIFIDTDLYVMKVWNEFVFNKCHRWILDGIAERKYDLYLLCNVDLPWVKDELREYPDLESRKKLYHIYKDIMINQSVPWVDISGNYEERLQKAINSIDSKL, from the coding sequence ATGCAATTGCCTAAAAAAATAGTAGCCATCGGACCTGAATCGACAGGCAAAAGCTCTTTATGTGAACAACTGGCTACTTATTATAAAACTGTTTGGGTTAAGGAATATGCAAGAGAGTATTTGTTAAAGCATGGAACCGAGTATACTTATGAAAATTTACTGGACATTGCCAAAGGCCAACTGAATTTAGAAGAAACTGCTACACAATTTGCAATTTCCAATTTACAATCTGTAATTTTTATTGATACAGATTTGTATGTAATGAAGGTTTGGAATGAGTTTGTGTTCAATAAATGCCACCGCTGGATATTGGACGGAATTGCAGAAAGAAAATATGATCTGTATTTATTGTGCAATGTTGATCTTCCCTGGGTTAAAGATGAACTGAGAGAATACCCCGACCTGGAGTCACGTAAAAAACTGTATCACATTTATAAAGACATTATGATCAATCAATCTGTTCCATGGGTTGATATCAGCGGTAATTATGAAGAACGTTTACAGAAAGCGATCAACTCTATAGATAGTAAACTTTAA
- a CDS encoding S8 family serine peptidase — MKKIIFLLCITVFATKIFAQKTAINGWQLLDLKKDSFYGISLDQAYQFLKEKNITGTTIVVGVLDSGVDTTHEDLKSVLWHNPKEIPGNKKDDDGNGYADDYYGWNFLGSANGRNVMSNSSEWIRVYWRYRSKFENKQINVAKLSPQERYEYENWQKAKAGVFASAPSDGRLDTLHNYLKSVLFCDSIAKSRLNKEEYSLQDLNKWQPASSIEKTIKDILQEVFSNDDLTDVKNTFVTSSIKDYIVSEERKADGIKNPPATDRQDITGDDPLNPNTKFYGNGDVYANDGLHGTHVSGIIAAVRNNGIGMDGIADNVKIMMVRTVPEGDEVDKDIAMAIRYAVDNGARVINMSFGKSLSPDKKIIDDAVRYAASKDVLLVQGAGNSKRNINAFDNFPNPQYLFTDSIAPNYITVGASDCNGHAADFSNYGDKVVNVFAPGVAIYSTIPQSKYMLLDGTSMATPMVVGLAALLRSYFPQLSAVDIKNIIEQSAVKPNVETTIPGTTDKAYMNKLCISGGIINAYEAVKLAYHWKK; from the coding sequence GTGAAAAAAATAATTTTTCTTCTTTGTATTACAGTTTTTGCTACAAAAATTTTTGCTCAAAAAACAGCCATTAATGGCTGGCAGTTATTGGATCTTAAAAAAGATAGTTTTTATGGAATAAGTTTAGATCAAGCGTATCAATTCTTAAAAGAAAAAAATATTACAGGCACTACTATTGTTGTTGGCGTATTGGATAGTGGCGTTGACACTACACATGAAGACCTAAAGTCTGTTTTATGGCATAACCCAAAAGAAATTCCAGGAAATAAAAAGGATGATGACGGTAACGGCTATGCAGATGATTATTATGGCTGGAATTTTTTAGGTAGCGCCAATGGAAGAAATGTAATGTCGAACAGCAGCGAATGGATAAGAGTGTATTGGCGTTATAGATCAAAGTTTGAAAACAAACAGATCAATGTAGCAAAACTTTCACCACAGGAAAGATATGAGTATGAAAATTGGCAAAAAGCAAAAGCCGGGGTGTTTGCAAGTGCGCCATCTGATGGAAGGCTGGATACGCTTCATAATTATTTGAAATCGGTTTTGTTTTGCGATAGCATTGCAAAAAGCCGCCTGAACAAAGAAGAGTATTCTTTACAGGATCTAAATAAATGGCAGCCTGCAAGCAGTATAGAAAAAACCATTAAAGATATTTTACAGGAAGTGTTTTCAAACGATGATCTAACAGATGTAAAAAATACTTTTGTAACAAGCAGCATAAAAGATTATATAGTCAGCGAAGAGCGTAAAGCAGATGGAATCAAAAACCCTCCTGCAACCGACAGACAGGATATTACAGGCGATGATCCTTTGAATCCTAATACAAAGTTCTATGGTAACGGAGATGTATATGCGAACGATGGATTGCATGGCACTCACGTATCGGGTATTATAGCAGCTGTGCGTAATAACGGCATCGGCATGGATGGCATTGCTGATAATGTAAAAATAATGATGGTAAGGACAGTGCCCGAAGGGGATGAAGTGGACAAAGACATTGCAATGGCTATTCGCTATGCGGTTGATAATGGTGCAAGAGTTATTAATATGAGTTTTGGCAAAAGCCTAAGTCCTGATAAAAAAATAATAGATGATGCGGTAAGATATGCAGCAAGCAAAGATGTACTATTGGTGCAAGGTGCCGGTAACAGCAAACGAAACATCAATGCTTTTGACAATTTCCCTAATCCACAATATTTATTTACCGATTCAATAGCACCTAATTATATTACGGTAGGAGCAAGCGATTGCAACGGACACGCTGCTGATTTTAGCAATTACGGAGATAAGGTTGTAAATGTATTTGCGCCTGGTGTCGCTATTTATTCTACTATCCCGCAAAGCAAATACATGTTGCTGGATGGTACTAGTATGGCAACCCCAATGGTAGTTGGATTAGCAGCGTTATTGCGAAGCTATTTCCCTCAATTATCAGCTGTTGATATCAAAAATATTATTGAGCAATCTGCTGTTAAACCCAATGTTGAAACAACCATTCCTGGCACTACCGATAAAGCATATATGAATAAGCTATGCATAAGCGGCGGCATTATAAATGCCTATGAAGCTGTGAAATTGGCTTATCATTGGAAAAAATAA
- a CDS encoding YitT family protein, whose product MKSFWTRTFLQKAFLNKNAEEEKEYSQYEKAKRYRESVITIKRHIKDFFLVLIGIFSAAFGFKGFLLTNHFIDGGATGISLLLSALTSIPLSVLIICVNIPFIILAYITMGKQFAIKTALSITGLALCLATIHFPNVTDDKLLVAVFGGFFLGAGIGFAVRGGAVIDGTEVFAIYISRKYGTTIGDVIIFINVVIFSMAAYFLSVEIAMYSMITYLTASKTLDFLIEGIEEYMGVTIISTHNEEVREMIINKIGRGVTVYSGKRGYGKSGETREIDIIYTVITRLELNKLNVEMKKIDPNAFVVMNSVKDTKGGMIKKRPLAH is encoded by the coding sequence ATGAAATCATTTTGGACAAGAACATTTCTTCAAAAAGCTTTTTTAAATAAAAATGCTGAAGAAGAAAAGGAATACTCACAGTATGAGAAAGCCAAGCGCTACCGGGAGTCTGTAATTACCATCAAGAGGCATATAAAGGATTTTTTTCTTGTCTTGATAGGTATTTTTTCTGCAGCGTTTGGGTTTAAAGGTTTTTTATTAACCAATCATTTTATTGATGGCGGCGCTACCGGTATTTCATTATTATTATCTGCATTAACTTCTATTCCTTTATCTGTATTAATCATTTGTGTTAATATCCCGTTTATAATACTCGCTTATATCACAATGGGAAAACAATTTGCCATTAAAACGGCGTTGTCCATAACCGGTTTAGCACTTTGTTTGGCAACAATTCATTTTCCAAATGTTACTGACGATAAATTATTGGTAGCTGTTTTTGGTGGTTTCTTTTTGGGCGCAGGCATTGGCTTTGCAGTACGAGGCGGCGCTGTAATAGACGGAACAGAAGTGTTTGCCATTTATATAAGTAGAAAATATGGCACAACGATCGGCGATGTGATCATTTTTATTAATGTAGTTATTTTTTCAATGGCTGCTTATTTTTTAAGTGTTGAAATTGCCATGTATTCTATGATTACTTATCTCACTGCATCCAAGACACTAGACTTTTTAATAGAAGGCATTGAAGAATATATGGGGGTAACAATTATTTCAACGCACAACGAAGAAGTAAGAGAGATGATAATAAATAAAATCGGCAGAGGCGTGACTGTATACAGTGGCAAACGTGGCTATGGCAAAAGCGGTGAGACCAGGGAAATCGATATCATTTATACAGTTATTACACGCCTTGAATTAAACAAGCTGAATGTTGAAATGAAAAAGATAGACCCGAATGCTTTTGTTGTAATGAACAGTGTAAAAGACACGAAAGGAGGCATGATCAAGAAACGACCGTTAGCACATTGA
- a CDS encoding DoxX-like family protein has protein sequence MSHKIITIFIALVWFINGAICKLLNYVPRHQKIVARILGEQHAGLFTIFIGAAEIIMAFWIISGRYIQLNCWTQIIIIAIMNILEFFMASDLLLWKRFNLVFAFLFILLIYFNGIYKA, from the coding sequence ATGAGCCATAAAATAATAACTATTTTTATTGCATTGGTTTGGTTTATAAATGGCGCTATTTGTAAGCTCTTGAATTATGTTCCCCGTCATCAAAAGATCGTTGCAAGAATATTAGGAGAGCAACATGCCGGGCTATTTACAATATTTATAGGAGCAGCAGAAATAATAATGGCTTTCTGGATTATAAGCGGTCGTTATATACAGTTGAATTGTTGGACACAAATAATCATCATCGCCATAATGAATATTCTTGAATTCTTCATGGCTTCTGATCTGTTGCTTTGGAAAAGATTCAATCTTGTTTTTGCATTTTTGTTTATCCTGTTAATTTATTTCAACGGAATATATAAAGCTTAG
- a CDS encoding DUF2071 domain-containing protein encodes MFSFLKNHPFAVEAFFNSSLVLTFAVPKNEIQTLIPDYLTPDTFNDEYAFIAVAMVDTKQLRPKGFPKLLGNDFFLIGYRVFTRFITKEGKSLRGLYILKSETNKKQMEFLGNIFTHYNYTTTDIFQSAFENKITIVSKKSDFKVTVENTKDNIALPTHSPFLNWKEARRFAGPLPFTFTCNTTKKEVLIIEGVRQNWIPQPVAVTEYNFSFINDLGLKDVKLASAFIINNIPYYWKKGRIEQWIQ; translated from the coding sequence ATGTTTTCATTTTTAAAAAATCATCCCTTTGCTGTAGAAGCTTTTTTTAACTCTTCGTTGGTGTTAACGTTTGCTGTTCCAAAAAATGAAATACAAACGCTTATTCCCGATTATTTAACTCCCGATACTTTTAATGATGAATATGCTTTTATAGCCGTTGCAATGGTTGATACAAAACAACTGCGTCCGAAAGGATTTCCTAAATTATTAGGCAATGATTTCTTTCTTATCGGTTACCGTGTATTTACAAGATTTATTACCAAAGAAGGGAAAAGCTTACGCGGCTTATACATTCTTAAGTCAGAAACCAATAAAAAACAGATGGAGTTTTTAGGAAATATTTTTACGCATTACAATTATACAACTACAGATATTTTTCAATCAGCTTTTGAGAATAAAATTACTATAGTATCTAAAAAATCAGATTTTAAAGTAACAGTTGAAAATACAAAAGATAACATTGCATTGCCTACTCATTCTCCCTTTTTAAATTGGAAAGAAGCCAGGCGATTTGCAGGGCCTTTGCCTTTTACTTTTACTTGCAATACGACAAAAAAAGAAGTATTGATAATTGAAGGCGTAAGACAAAATTGGATTCCTCAACCTGTTGCTGTAACAGAATATAATTTTTCATTTATAAATGATTTGGGATTGAAGGATGTAAAACTGGCGAGCGCTTTTATTATTAATAACATACCTTACTATTGGAAAAAAGGCAGAATAGAACAATGGATACAGTAA